From the Priestia koreensis genome, one window contains:
- a CDS encoding branched-chain amino acid ABC transporter permease, with protein MKKLLDALKVNKRAQIILLVCYIAITSLSLFFAQKSVIAFLLLLFSLLLLYYTSFQNRTKWLIAGLILVVLLPFSASQGDAYQSYMEVATLVGIYVAMALGLNIVVGLAGLLDLGFVAFFAVGAYTYGIFATAQASNFMPFGSFPLSGESFWVFILLGCFVAALFGVLLGIPVLRVKGDYLAIVTLGFGEIIRIIFNNLDKPINITNGAMGLSSITPPEIFGIKLIYPNQFYFVTLVILLFVIFTVRRLEHSKIGRSWKAVRENEIAAQAMGIPLVRTKLLAFAIGASFSGMMGVVFAAKQTFVDPTSFTLLESITILVMVILGGMGSVPGVILGAACVTILNLQVLTELTDWFNQLSLNGVITIPDALSPAKMQRFIFGALLIIFALYRPQGLIPSKSVKFDLKDLKEEDETITVPANKTEKLNA; from the coding sequence ATGAAAAAGCTGCTAGATGCATTAAAGGTAAACAAACGTGCACAAATCATTTTGTTGGTATGTTACATCGCCATTACGAGTCTGAGCCTCTTTTTTGCTCAAAAATCCGTCATCGCGTTTCTCTTGTTGCTATTTTCACTGCTGTTGCTTTACTATACGTCATTTCAAAATCGAACGAAATGGCTGATCGCGGGGCTTATATTGGTTGTATTGCTTCCCTTTTCAGCCAGTCAAGGAGATGCCTATCAATCTTACATGGAGGTCGCAACGCTCGTTGGTATTTATGTGGCAATGGCGCTTGGGCTTAACATCGTAGTCGGTCTTGCTGGGCTGCTTGATCTTGGATTTGTCGCCTTTTTTGCAGTAGGAGCATACACGTATGGGATTTTTGCCACTGCGCAGGCATCTAATTTTATGCCGTTTGGGTCGTTTCCACTATCAGGTGAAAGCTTTTGGGTGTTCATTTTACTCGGATGCTTTGTCGCAGCTCTCTTTGGTGTTTTGCTTGGTATACCGGTACTTCGTGTAAAAGGTGATTACTTAGCAATCGTAACATTAGGGTTTGGAGAAATTATCCGAATCATTTTCAATAATTTAGACAAGCCCATCAATATTACAAACGGTGCAATGGGACTTTCTTCGATAACACCACCAGAAATTTTCGGAATTAAGCTTATCTATCCAAATCAATTTTATTTCGTCACATTGGTTATTCTACTGTTTGTCATTTTTACGGTAAGGCGCTTGGAGCATTCCAAGATCGGACGCTCCTGGAAAGCGGTAAGAGAGAACGAAATTGCTGCACAAGCAATGGGGATTCCACTTGTTCGCACAAAACTGTTAGCCTTTGCTATCGGTGCTTCCTTTTCAGGAATGATGGGAGTCGTATTTGCGGCAAAGCAAACGTTCGTTGACCCGACAAGCTTTACGCTGTTAGAGTCGATTACCATTTTAGTTATGGTTATTTTAGGTGGGATGGGCAGTGTTCCAGGCGTTATTTTAGGAGCCGCATGCGTTACCATTCTGAACTTACAGGTATTGACGGAGCTTACAGATTGGTTCAACCAGCTCAGTCTAAATGGAGTCATCACAATCCCAGACGCGCTCTCACCAGCTAAAATGCAACGATTTATTTTCGGAGCATTGCTCATTATTTTTGCGCTTTACCGACCGCAGGGATTAATACCAAGTAAAAGCGTAAAATTCGACCTTAAAGATCTCAAAGAAGAAGACGAGACAATCACGGTACCTGCCAATAAGACGGAAAAACTGAACGCTTAG
- a CDS encoding branched-chain amino acid ABC transporter permease: MLDQILQTLPQVLIDGLTLGAVYAVIALGYTMVYGILELINFAHGEIFMTGAFIGTAILMTFSGLGWLSALPAVIALIIVLVLTSLATGVLGMGIERVAYRPLRKASKLIVLITAIGVSFLLQDLVRFISELKNGNYIVNTPALFSGQINVKASALLSSFNDATFKVTFIVVLIVAVIMMIGLEFFVNKSKWGMAMRAVAQDPDTASLMSINVNKVISLTFFIGSALGGATGVLFALHYGTIDPYIGFILGLKAFTAAVLGGIGNIRGAMFGGLLLGVLEMFAAANLSIMTGNVFGAEYKDVFAFAILILVLIFKPEGLLGKAVVEKV; encoded by the coding sequence ATGCTGGATCAAATTCTTCAAACATTGCCTCAAGTGTTAATTGACGGTCTTACTCTCGGAGCTGTATATGCCGTTATTGCACTCGGGTATACGATGGTATATGGAATTTTAGAGCTCATCAATTTCGCTCACGGTGAAATTTTTATGACAGGTGCGTTTATTGGAACCGCCATTTTAATGACATTTTCTGGTCTTGGCTGGTTAAGTGCATTACCAGCTGTTATTGCACTTATTATTGTCCTTGTTTTAACAAGTTTGGCCACAGGCGTTTTAGGGATGGGAATTGAACGTGTCGCTTATCGCCCATTGCGAAAGGCGTCAAAGCTTATCGTTCTGATTACGGCGATCGGCGTTTCTTTTTTGCTACAAGATCTTGTGCGCTTTATCTCGGAATTAAAGAATGGAAACTATATTGTGAATACACCAGCTCTTTTTTCTGGGCAAATCAACGTAAAAGCCTCGGCGCTTTTGTCTTCATTCAATGACGCAACGTTTAAAGTGACGTTTATCGTTGTATTAATAGTAGCTGTCATCATGATGATTGGATTAGAGTTTTTTGTGAATAAATCAAAATGGGGCATGGCAATGCGAGCAGTTGCCCAAGATCCTGATACGGCTTCATTAATGTCAATTAACGTGAACAAAGTCATCTCACTTACATTCTTTATCGGTTCTGCTCTAGGAGGAGCTACAGGTGTTTTATTTGCCCTCCATTATGGCACCATCGATCCTTATATCGGTTTCATCTTAGGACTTAAGGCTTTTACAGCTGCAGTATTAGGAGGAATCGGCAACATTCGTGGCGCAATGTTTGGCGGATTGCTACTAGGCGTGCTGGAAATGTTTGCGGCAGCAAACTTATCGATTATGACAGGAAACGTGTTCGGCGCAGAGTACAAGGACGTGTTCGCATTTGCGATTTTAATTCTCGTGCTTATTTTTAAACCAGAAGGGTTGCTTGGAAAAGCAGTCGTAGAGAAAGTGTAG